A stretch of Halosimplex halophilum DNA encodes these proteins:
- a CDS encoding inorganic phosphate transporter, whose translation MDPALVVLFAGAALASLFMAWVIGAGSSGATPFAPAVGANAIATMRAALLVGIFGFAGAVTQGGNVSEAVGSGLVGGISLPIAGVILVLVLGAGLMAVGITTGYPIATAFTVTGAVIGVGLALGGTPVWSKYQQIAAVWVLTPFVGGGIAFTIASLLPRPDVPERYSIPVLAGLVGAVLVNVQFSFLGEGGTSGTLRSIGQQVLAVDGLASAVSITGLAALAVAAVVWWDVSRDEPGGLRRVLLALGSLVAFSAGGSQVGLAVGPLLPLLDEVGMVSTFAVLVGGGLGMLVGSWTGAPRMIKSLAQDYSSLGPRRSISALVPSFLIAQLAVLLGVPVSFNEIVVSAIIGSGAAVGGREAVDARKIILTVGAWAGSFGLSFALAYAAGVAVL comes from the coding sequence ATGGACCCCGCTCTCGTCGTCCTCTTCGCCGGTGCAGCGCTCGCCAGCCTGTTCATGGCGTGGGTGATCGGCGCCGGGTCGAGCGGCGCGACCCCCTTCGCTCCCGCCGTCGGCGCGAACGCCATCGCGACGATGCGGGCCGCGCTGCTCGTCGGCATCTTCGGGTTCGCCGGCGCCGTCACACAGGGCGGCAACGTCTCGGAAGCCGTCGGGAGCGGCCTCGTCGGCGGCATCAGCCTGCCGATCGCCGGCGTCATCCTCGTGCTCGTGCTGGGCGCGGGGCTGATGGCGGTCGGCATCACGACCGGCTATCCGATCGCGACGGCGTTCACCGTGACCGGCGCCGTCATCGGCGTCGGCCTCGCCCTCGGCGGCACGCCGGTCTGGTCGAAGTACCAGCAGATCGCCGCCGTCTGGGTATTGACGCCGTTCGTCGGCGGCGGCATCGCGTTCACCATCGCGAGTCTCCTTCCGCGCCCCGATGTCCCCGAACGGTACAGTATTCCCGTCCTCGCCGGCCTCGTCGGGGCGGTCCTCGTGAACGTCCAGTTCAGCTTCCTGGGTGAGGGAGGCACGTCAGGAACACTCCGCAGTATCGGACAGCAGGTGCTCGCAGTCGACGGGCTTGCCTCGGCAGTCAGTATTACCGGCCTCGCAGCGCTAGCGGTCGCGGCGGTCGTCTGGTGGGATGTCAGTCGCGACGAACCCGGTGGCTTGCGGCGCGTGCTGCTGGCGCTCGGGTCGCTCGTGGCGTTCTCCGCTGGGGGGAGTCAGGTCGGACTCGCCGTCGGACCGCTGCTCCCGCTCCTCGACGAGGTCGGGATGGTCTCGACGTTCGCCGTGCTCGTCGGCGGCGGGCTCGGGATGCTTGTCGGCTCGTGGACGGGTGCGCCCCGGATGATAAAGTCGCTCGCCCAGGACTACTCGTCGCTCGGGCCGCGCCGCTCCATCTCGGCGCTCGTCCCCTCGTTCCTGATCGCGCAGCTGGCAGTCCTGCTCGGCGTCCCGGTCTCGTTCAACGAGATCGTCGTCAGCGCCATCATCGGGAGCGGCGCGGCAGTCGGCGGTCGGGAGGCTGTGGATGCCCGAAAAATCATCCTGACGGTGGGAGCGTGGGCAGGGTCGTTCGGCCTCTCGTTCGCGCTCGCGTATGCCGCCGGCGTCGCAGTGTTGTAG